The Thermococcus sp. 21S7 genome has a window encoding:
- the purF gene encoding amidophosphoribosyltransferase codes for MREKCGVFAAVTENAPRKAYYALIALQHRGQESAGISVWKHRIRTVTGRGLVSEVFRNGEIAKLRSKVAIAHVRYSTSGSLTETQPLETGCCGKRIAVAHNGTLTNFLPLRRHYERLGVKFGHSVDSELLGISFLWHLNETGDEFEAMREVFSEVKGAYSVALLFDGKILVARDPVGFRPLSYGTGDGHYFASEDSALRLFVEDVRDVRPGEVFLLSEGGVENRVLATEKRHGCVFEYIYFARPDSTIDGVSVYNARVRMGRELASESPADGDVVIAVPDSGRAAALGFSQVSGIPYSEGLIKNRYIGRTFITPGQFYRELKVKLKLSPVREVVEGKSVVLVDDSIVRGTTMKRIVAMLRGAGAREVHVRIASPPIRHPCYMGIDIPTRHELIAAFGSVEKVRDAIGADSLAYLSVDGLKKAVGRKDLCLACLTGEYPEWAFRF; via the coding sequence ATGAGGGAGAAGTGCGGAGTCTTTGCAGCGGTTACCGAAAACGCGCCCAGAAAAGCCTACTACGCGCTGATAGCACTGCAGCACAGGGGACAAGAGAGTGCCGGAATAAGCGTCTGGAAGCACAGGATAAGAACGGTGACAGGACGCGGACTCGTCTCGGAGGTTTTCAGGAACGGTGAGATAGCCAAGCTGAGATCCAAGGTTGCAATAGCCCACGTCCGCTACTCAACCTCCGGTTCCCTCACGGAAACCCAGCCGCTGGAGACGGGCTGCTGCGGGAAGAGAATAGCCGTCGCTCACAACGGGACCCTCACGAATTTCCTCCCCCTCAGGAGGCACTACGAACGGCTGGGAGTCAAGTTCGGACACTCGGTTGATTCCGAGTTGCTGGGGATTTCTTTTCTGTGGCATCTCAACGAAACCGGCGACGAGTTCGAGGCTATGCGGGAAGTTTTCAGTGAGGTCAAGGGGGCCTACTCCGTGGCTCTCCTCTTCGACGGGAAGATACTCGTGGCGAGGGATCCTGTCGGCTTCAGGCCGCTCAGCTACGGGACAGGAGACGGCCACTATTTTGCATCCGAGGATTCCGCACTGAGGCTCTTCGTGGAAGATGTGAGGGACGTCAGGCCCGGAGAGGTTTTCCTTCTCTCGGAAGGCGGGGTTGAAAACAGGGTGCTCGCCACTGAAAAACGCCACGGCTGTGTCTTTGAGTACATATACTTCGCCCGTCCGGACAGCACGATAGACGGGGTCAGCGTATACAATGCCAGGGTCAGGATGGGCCGCGAGCTTGCGAGTGAGAGCCCTGCGGATGGGGATGTTGTGATAGCAGTTCCGGATTCTGGAAGGGCCGCGGCACTCGGTTTCTCCCAGGTCAGCGGGATTCCCTACTCCGAGGGACTCATAAAGAACCGCTACATAGGAAGGACTTTCATAACTCCCGGCCAGTTCTACCGCGAGCTGAAGGTTAAGCTCAAGCTCTCCCCGGTGAGGGAAGTCGTAGAAGGAAAGAGCGTTGTGCTGGTTGACGATTCAATAGTCAGGGGGACGACTATGAAGCGCATCGTCGCCATGCTGAGGGGGGCGGGCGCGAGGGAGGTGCACGTGAGGATCGCCTCACCTCCGATAAGACATCCCTGCTACATGGGCATAGACATCCCGACGAGACACGAGCTCATAGCGGCCTTTGGAAGCGTCGAGAAGGTGAGGGACGCAATAGGCGCCGACAGTTTGGCCTACCTAAGCGTCGATGGGCTGAAAAAAGCCGTAGGAAGGAAAGACCTCTGCCTGGCGTGCCTCACCGGCGAGTATCCTGAGTGGGCCTTCCGTTTCTGA
- the pdxT gene encoding pyridoxal 5'-phosphate synthase glutaminase subunit PdxT, translating into MLKVGVIGLQGAVGEHIEAVKRAFEKLGVEGEVFWLKRPEQLNAIDAIILPGGESTTISRLMQKNGLFEPVMKLGEEGLPIMGTCAGLILLAKKVEGAVEGQRFLGLLDVRVNRNAYGRQVDSFEVPLKLSFSDEPFPGVFIRAPKIVGLLSDEVKPIAWHGEEVVGVEQGSIIGLAFHPELTESTALHEYLLKKAL; encoded by the coding sequence GTGCTTAAAGTCGGAGTTATTGGCCTTCAGGGGGCGGTTGGCGAGCACATCGAGGCGGTGAAGAGGGCCTTTGAGAAGCTCGGCGTTGAGGGGGAGGTATTCTGGTTGAAGAGGCCGGAGCAGTTGAATGCCATTGATGCGATAATCCTGCCAGGGGGGGAGAGCACGACCATATCTCGGCTGATGCAGAAAAACGGTCTCTTTGAGCCGGTTATGAAGCTCGGTGAGGAAGGGCTTCCAATAATGGGCACCTGTGCGGGTTTAATTCTCCTTGCAAAGAAGGTTGAAGGGGCCGTTGAGGGGCAGCGCTTTCTGGGGCTCCTCGACGTCAGGGTTAATAGAAATGCCTACGGCAGACAGGTTGACAGTTTTGAGGTCCCGTTAAAGCTGTCCTTCAGCGATGAACCTTTCCCGGGTGTCTTTATACGTGCTCCAAAGATAGTCGGGCTTCTGAGCGATGAGGTCAAACCAATAGCCTGGCACGGTGAGGAGGTAGTCGGCGTTGAGCAGGGGAGCATCATTGGTCTGGCGTTCCATCCGGAGCTAACCGAGAGCACGGCGCTGCATGAATACCTCCTGAAAAAGGCCCTCTAG
- the purS gene encoding phosphoribosylformylglycinamidine synthase subunit PurS: MRWKVTVTVRLKEGLNDPEGRVIGNALRNLGYAVENLRVPKCFEFELESEKPEEEVEEMCRKLLANPLIHDYEYRIEPVS, from the coding sequence ATGAGATGGAAGGTTACCGTCACCGTTCGCCTTAAGGAAGGCCTCAACGACCCCGAAGGGAGGGTCATAGGAAACGCCCTGAGGAACCTCGGCTACGCGGTTGAGAACCTGCGCGTCCCGAAGTGCTTCGAATTCGAGCTGGAGAGCGAGAAACCTGAGGAAGAGGTCGAGGAGATGTGCAGAAAGCTCCTCGCGAACCCGCTCATCCACGACTACGAGTACAGAATCGAGCCGGTGAGCTGA
- the purE gene encoding 5-(carboxyamino)imidazole ribonucleotide mutase has translation MKVLIVMGSRSDSHVAEKVTGVLDEFGVEYDVEVASAHRNPKKVEELAKKDYDVFIAIAGLSAALPGVIAAHTVKPVIGVPVSAKLNGLDALLSIAQMPPGVPVAAVGIDNGKNAALLAIEILALKDEGLRKKLEEYREKMRA, from the coding sequence ATGAAGGTGCTTATAGTTATGGGAAGCAGGAGTGACTCCCATGTGGCGGAGAAGGTTACGGGGGTTCTCGACGAGTTCGGCGTTGAGTACGATGTCGAGGTTGCCTCGGCCCACAGGAATCCAAAAAAGGTCGAAGAGCTGGCCAAGAAAGACTACGACGTTTTCATAGCAATAGCCGGGCTGAGCGCTGCCCTCCCAGGGGTTATCGCGGCCCACACAGTTAAGCCGGTTATAGGAGTTCCGGTCTCGGCGAAGCTCAACGGCCTCGATGCCCTTCTCAGCATAGCCCAGATGCCTCCCGGGGTTCCGGTCGCGGCCGTGGGGATAGACAACGGGAAGAACGCGGCTTTACTGGCGATTGAAATCCTCGCACTGAAGGACGAGGGACTCAGAAAGAAACTTGAGGAATACAGGGAAAAGATGCGGGCATGA
- the purD gene encoding phosphoribosylamine--glycine ligase codes for MKVLLVGGGGRENAIGEALVRSGAELYVVSKHRNPGLARLAKDYGLARETDIEKVLELARKWGIELAFIGPEAPLEKGIVDSFEREGIPAVGPTKDAAQLETNKAFARSLMEKYEIPGRKLFRVFDDVSEMRSWIDDFGSPVVVKPLGLTGGKGVKVVGYQLRDNEEAKAYAEELIKKDGRVLIEERTDGVEFTFQVFTDGKRVIPMPLAQDYPHAYEDDKGPITGGMGSYSCSSHVLPFVPREDYEKALETLRATVEAMRKNGTPYKGILYGQFMLSKDGPVIIEYNARFGDPEAMNVLPLLKTSLLEIAEGIVDGNLGKAEFENKATVVKYLAPRGYPLSPVKGVKVQVDDKAVEEAGAKLYYASIDENFTLLGSRAIAVVGIADTLEEAEKMAQNAVGYVKGELFYRRDVGTRESVEKRIRLMREFGKEFEPNSC; via the coding sequence ATGAAGGTTCTGCTCGTTGGAGGTGGCGGTAGGGAGAACGCCATCGGCGAGGCGCTCGTGAGAAGCGGCGCCGAGCTGTACGTCGTTTCGAAGCACAGAAATCCCGGGCTGGCAAGGCTCGCAAAGGACTACGGTCTGGCCAGGGAAACGGATATTGAGAAAGTCCTAGAACTCGCCCGGAAATGGGGAATAGAACTTGCCTTCATAGGTCCTGAGGCGCCACTTGAGAAGGGTATCGTTGATTCCTTTGAGCGTGAGGGCATTCCCGCGGTTGGACCGACTAAGGATGCCGCTCAGCTTGAGACCAACAAGGCCTTCGCCCGCTCCCTCATGGAGAAGTATGAGATTCCAGGCAGGAAGCTCTTCCGCGTCTTTGATGACGTCTCCGAGATGCGTTCGTGGATAGACGACTTCGGAAGTCCGGTCGTCGTGAAGCCCCTCGGACTCACCGGCGGGAAGGGCGTTAAGGTGGTCGGCTACCAGCTGAGGGACAACGAAGAGGCCAAGGCCTACGCCGAGGAGCTCATCAAGAAGGATGGAAGGGTTCTCATTGAGGAAAGAACCGACGGCGTTGAGTTCACCTTCCAGGTCTTCACGGACGGGAAGAGGGTAATCCCGATGCCCCTCGCCCAGGACTATCCCCACGCCTACGAGGACGATAAGGGCCCCATAACCGGCGGCATGGGGAGCTACTCATGTTCAAGCCACGTTCTCCCCTTCGTTCCGAGGGAGGACTATGAAAAGGCCCTCGAAACCCTGAGAGCGACCGTTGAAGCCATGCGGAAGAACGGAACGCCCTACAAGGGCATCCTCTACGGCCAGTTCATGCTCTCCAAAGACGGTCCCGTCATAATCGAGTACAACGCCCGCTTCGGCGACCCCGAGGCCATGAACGTTCTCCCCCTCCTGAAAACGAGCCTGCTTGAGATTGCTGAGGGAATCGTTGACGGCAACCTCGGAAAGGCGGAGTTTGAGAACAAAGCCACCGTTGTCAAGTACCTCGCTCCAAGGGGCTATCCCCTGAGCCCGGTTAAGGGGGTTAAAGTTCAGGTGGATGATAAGGCGGTGGAAGAGGCGGGAGCGAAGCTCTACTACGCCTCCATTGACGAGAACTTCACTCTCCTCGGCTCCCGTGCCATAGCGGTCGTTGGAATCGCCGATACGCTCGAAGAGGCTGAGAAGATGGCCCAGAATGCCGTCGGTTACGTGAAAGGTGAGCTGTTCTATCGCAGAGACGTGGGCACAAGGGAGAGCGTTGAGAAGAGGATTAGGCTGATGAGGGAGTTTGGAAAGGAGTTCGAGCCGAATTCATGCTGA
- a CDS encoding formate--phosphoribosylaminoimidazolecarboxamide ligase family protein, translating to MISREEILSVLERYDPEKITVGVIGSHSALDIADGAKEEGLPVLVVAQRGRHRTYAEYFKLRKTRDGLSKGFIDEVMVLEKFAQIIDVQEELVKRNVIFVPNRSFVVYTGIDRVENDFRVPLFGSRNLLRSEERSEEKSYYWLLEKAGLPYPEPVKPEEIDEVGLVIVKLPHAKKRLERGFFTAASYKEFREKAEKLIKLGVITEEDLARARIERYIIGPVFNFDFFYSPIDGEIELLGIDWRFETSLDGHVRLPASQQLTLPEHQFEPEYTVCGHASSTLRESLLEKVFDMAERYVKATQEYYSPGIIGPFTLQTAVDKDLNFYIYDVAPRTGGGTNIHMAMGHPYGNALWRKPMSTGRRVALEIRRAVELDELEKVLT from the coding sequence ATGATAAGCCGCGAGGAGATTTTGAGCGTTCTTGAAAGATACGATCCGGAGAAAATCACCGTTGGAGTCATAGGAAGCCACTCCGCGCTGGATATAGCCGACGGGGCAAAGGAGGAAGGCCTTCCGGTTCTCGTCGTCGCCCAGAGGGGCAGACACAGGACCTACGCCGAGTACTTCAAGCTTCGGAAGACGAGGGACGGTCTGAGCAAGGGCTTCATCGACGAGGTTATGGTCCTTGAGAAGTTTGCCCAGATAATTGATGTCCAGGAGGAGCTGGTCAAGAGAAACGTCATCTTCGTGCCGAACCGCTCCTTCGTGGTCTACACCGGCATCGACAGGGTTGAGAACGATTTCCGCGTCCCGCTCTTCGGCAGCAGAAATCTCCTCAGAAGCGAGGAGAGGAGCGAGGAAAAGAGCTACTACTGGCTCCTTGAGAAGGCCGGGCTTCCCTATCCGGAGCCGGTAAAGCCGGAGGAAATCGATGAGGTTGGCCTCGTCATCGTCAAGCTTCCTCATGCCAAAAAGAGGCTTGAGCGCGGCTTCTTTACGGCGGCATCTTACAAAGAGTTCCGCGAGAAGGCCGAGAAGCTCATCAAGCTCGGCGTAATCACCGAGGAGGACCTCGCCAGGGCCAGAATCGAGCGCTACATCATCGGTCCGGTTTTCAACTTCGACTTCTTCTACTCGCCGATCGACGGGGAGATTGAGCTTTTGGGCATAGACTGGCGCTTCGAGACCAGCCTGGACGGCCACGTCCGTCTTCCAGCTTCCCAGCAGTTAACTTTGCCGGAGCACCAGTTCGAGCCTGAATACACGGTCTGCGGCCATGCATCCTCAACGCTCCGCGAGTCGCTTTTGGAGAAGGTCTTCGACATGGCCGAGCGCTATGTGAAGGCCACCCAGGAGTACTACTCCCCGGGAATCATCGGGCCCTTCACCCTCCAGACGGCCGTTGATAAGGATTTGAACTTCTACATCTACGACGTTGCCCCGAGAACCGGCGGCGGAACGAACATCCACATGGCGATGGGCCACCCCTACGGAAACGCCCTCTGGAGGAAGCCGATGAGCACCGGAAGGAGAGTCGCCCTCGAAATCAGGCGCGCTGTCGAGCTGGACGAGCTTGAGAAGGTCCTCACGTGA
- the purC gene encoding phosphoribosylaminoimidazolesuccinocarboxamide synthase, whose amino-acid sequence MQVYEGKAKKVIPLDDGKVIMEFKDDATAFDGKKKAQFKGKGWLNAQISAVLFKVLEERGVKTHFIGVAGDNRLIVERLKMYPVEVVVRNVVAGSLKKRLPLEEGTELPEPIVELYYKDDSLGDPMINHHHARVLGISEGEIREMERIALKVNEVLREYFAERGIILVDFKLEFGKNERGEIILGDEISPDTCRFWDAKTKKSLDKDVFRFDKGDLINAYEELYKRLTGEA is encoded by the coding sequence ATGCAGGTTTACGAAGGTAAGGCCAAAAAGGTTATTCCGCTCGACGATGGAAAGGTTATCATGGAGTTCAAGGACGATGCGACGGCCTTTGATGGCAAGAAGAAGGCCCAGTTCAAAGGCAAGGGCTGGCTCAACGCCCAGATCAGCGCGGTTCTTTTCAAAGTCCTTGAGGAGAGGGGTGTCAAGACCCACTTCATCGGCGTCGCCGGCGACAACAGGCTCATCGTTGAGCGGCTCAAGATGTATCCCGTTGAGGTCGTCGTCAGAAACGTGGTTGCCGGTAGCCTGAAGAAGCGCCTTCCCCTTGAGGAGGGAACCGAACTGCCGGAGCCGATAGTCGAGCTCTACTACAAGGACGACAGCCTCGGCGACCCCATGATAAACCACCACCACGCGAGGGTTCTCGGAATAAGCGAGGGCGAGATAAGGGAGATGGAGCGCATAGCCCTCAAGGTGAACGAGGTTCTCAGGGAGTACTTTGCCGAGCGCGGAATAATCCTGGTCGACTTCAAGCTGGAGTTCGGAAAGAACGAGCGGGGCGAGATAATCCTCGGCGACGAGATAAGCCCGGACACCTGCCGCTTCTGGGACGCCAAGACGAAGAAGAGCCTCGACAAGGACGTCTTCAGGTTTGATAAAGGCGACCTGATAAACGCCTACGAAGAGCTATACAAGCGCCTCACCGGGGAGGCCTGA
- the purT gene encoding phosphoribosylglycinamide formyltransferase 2: MIKPRDELGTAMTDSAQRIVLLGSGELGKEIAIEAQRLGVEVIAVDRYANAPAMQVAHRSYVGDMRNADFLFSVVEREKPDAIIPEIEAINLDALFELEKDGYFVVPNAKATWIAMHRERTRETLAKEAEVPTSRYAYATTLDELYEACERIGYPCHTKAIMSSSGKGSYFVKGPEDVPKAWEVAKKKARGSADKIIVEEHIDFDVEITELAVRHYDENGEIVTTFPKPVGHYQIDGDYHASWQPAEISEKAEREVYRIAKRITDVLGGLGLFGVEMFVKGDKVWANEVSPRPHDTGMVTLASHPTGFSEFGLHLRAVLGLPIPGEWVDEYRLFPLLTPAATHVIKANVSGYSPRFRGLTKALSVPSSMIRLFGKPEAYPGRRLGVALAWDRDIGEAKRRAEMVAHMVELRTRNSEWHSQDYERRKHII, encoded by the coding sequence ATGATCAAGCCCCGCGATGAACTCGGAACTGCTATGACCGATTCCGCCCAGAGGATAGTCCTTCTCGGAAGCGGCGAGCTGGGAAAGGAGATAGCAATTGAGGCCCAGAGGCTCGGTGTGGAAGTTATCGCCGTCGACCGCTACGCCAACGCGCCTGCCATGCAGGTTGCCCACCGCTCTTACGTCGGCGACATGAGGAACGCGGACTTCCTCTTCTCCGTCGTCGAGAGGGAGAAGCCCGACGCGATAATCCCGGAGATCGAGGCCATAAACCTCGACGCCCTCTTCGAGCTTGAGAAGGACGGCTACTTCGTCGTTCCCAATGCGAAAGCGACCTGGATTGCCATGCACAGGGAGAGGACGAGGGAAACCCTCGCGAAGGAGGCGGAGGTTCCCACCTCCCGCTACGCCTATGCGACTACTCTCGATGAACTCTACGAGGCCTGCGAGAGGATAGGCTACCCCTGCCACACCAAGGCGATAATGAGCTCCTCCGGCAAAGGCTCCTACTTCGTGAAAGGTCCGGAGGATGTACCGAAGGCCTGGGAAGTGGCCAAGAAGAAGGCCCGCGGTAGCGCGGACAAGATAATCGTCGAGGAGCACATAGACTTCGACGTCGAGATTACAGAGCTTGCTGTGAGGCACTACGATGAGAACGGCGAAATAGTCACGACCTTCCCGAAGCCGGTCGGCCACTACCAGATTGACGGTGACTACCACGCGAGCTGGCAGCCTGCGGAGATAAGCGAGAAGGCCGAGCGCGAGGTTTACAGGATAGCGAAGCGCATAACAGACGTCCTCGGCGGCCTTGGTCTTTTCGGCGTCGAGATGTTCGTGAAGGGCGACAAAGTCTGGGCCAACGAGGTCTCTCCGAGGCCCCACGATACCGGAATGGTGACGCTGGCATCCCATCCGACCGGCTTCTCTGAGTTCGGCCTGCACCTCAGGGCCGTCCTCGGACTGCCGATTCCCGGAGAATGGGTCGACGAATACCGCCTGTTCCCGCTCCTGACTCCAGCCGCTACCCACGTCATCAAGGCCAACGTTTCCGGATACTCACCAAGGTTCCGCGGATTAACTAAGGCCCTGAGCGTCCCCAGTTCGATGATTCGCCTCTTTGGAAAGCCGGAAGCGTATCCGGGCAGAAGGCTGGGCGTTGCGCTCGCGTGGGACAGGGACATCGGGGAGGCAAAGAGACGTGCCGAGATGGTGGCGCACATGGTTGAGCTCAGGACCAGGAACTCTGAGTGGCACTCCCAGGATTACGAGAGGAGGAAACACATCATTTGA
- the fdhF gene encoding formate dehydrogenase subunit alpha, translating to MSEFKTVVCPYCGFGCRLLVDPGTMRVKPHKGEPNRGKLCPKGLHATEFVLSNDRLKRPLRREGARIKPVSWGQAIDDISSKLLEIRELYGPDAVAFIASSKVSNEENYLLQKMARLFGTNNIDNCARLCHEASVHALKMAVGAGAQTNPYEDLERFGVILIWGYNPAETHPVVMDYILRAKRRGAKIIVVDVRETRTMAFADYGLIIRPGTDIALANAMMHVIIREELYDDEFIRTRTRGFSEIRMAVRKYTPEYAEKVAGISAELIREVARTFALARSGAIMWGMGLTQHVSGVENVLAVIDLALLLGYIGEKGGLYPMRGQNNVQGAAYMGALSEFLPGYVPLTDERFRKRVAKIWGVEDLPTERGLYLTELWDAVESGDVRALYIVGENPAVSEANFTRVRGALRKLDLLVVQDIFMTRTARYAHYILPASAFCEKDGSYMNSERRIQWSHKVCEPYADSKPDWEILTMLGRALGLPGFDYRSVEEITAEYFRLFPELEDRSVEELKAGEGIFLPRKRLHTWEFATPDGKARLIAVERISPWEKPDSEYPFILTTVRLISHYNTGEMTLRSPSLVRFMGEPRVFMNAMDARKLGIAEGDWVEIETRRGRVHMRAKLGGIPPGVVAIPFHFKANRLTSEALNKAGTPEFKFSAAKVRKFRNGRPTQDTRR from the coding sequence GTGAGCGAGTTCAAGACGGTCGTGTGTCCGTACTGTGGCTTTGGTTGCAGGCTTCTCGTTGACCCCGGTACGATGAGGGTAAAGCCGCACAAGGGCGAACCGAATCGGGGAAAGCTGTGCCCAAAGGGGCTCCACGCAACCGAGTTCGTTCTCTCGAATGACAGGCTCAAGCGTCCCCTGAGGCGTGAGGGGGCCAGGATAAAGCCGGTAAGCTGGGGGCAGGCGATTGATGATATATCCAGCAAGCTCCTCGAAATTCGCGAGCTGTACGGCCCCGACGCCGTGGCGTTCATAGCATCCTCCAAGGTTAGCAACGAGGAGAACTACCTGCTTCAGAAGATGGCGAGACTCTTCGGCACCAACAACATCGACAACTGCGCGAGGCTCTGCCATGAAGCGAGTGTTCACGCCCTCAAGATGGCCGTTGGGGCGGGGGCACAGACCAACCCGTACGAGGACCTGGAGAGATTCGGGGTTATACTCATCTGGGGGTACAACCCCGCCGAAACCCACCCCGTTGTGATGGATTACATCCTCAGGGCGAAGAGGAGGGGGGCAAAGATAATCGTTGTTGATGTCAGGGAAACCAGAACGATGGCCTTCGCGGATTATGGCCTCATCATCCGCCCTGGAACCGACATAGCTCTGGCCAACGCGATGATGCACGTGATCATCCGGGAGGAGCTCTACGATGACGAGTTCATAAGGACGAGGACGAGGGGGTTCTCCGAGATACGAATGGCCGTGAGGAAGTACACGCCCGAATACGCCGAGAAGGTTGCGGGGATTTCGGCTGAACTGATTAGGGAGGTCGCGAGAACCTTTGCCCTCGCCAGGAGCGGTGCGATAATGTGGGGAATGGGCCTCACTCAGCACGTCTCCGGGGTGGAGAACGTTCTGGCCGTCATAGACCTCGCCCTGCTCCTCGGATACATCGGTGAAAAAGGCGGACTTTACCCGATGCGCGGCCAGAACAACGTCCAGGGTGCGGCATACATGGGGGCGCTCAGCGAGTTTCTGCCCGGCTACGTTCCCCTCACGGATGAGCGCTTCAGAAAGCGCGTGGCCAAGATATGGGGTGTGGAAGACCTTCCAACGGAGCGCGGTCTCTACCTCACGGAGCTGTGGGATGCCGTCGAAAGCGGCGACGTTAGGGCGCTCTACATCGTCGGTGAGAACCCGGCCGTCAGCGAGGCGAACTTCACCCGCGTTAGGGGGGCGCTGAGAAAGCTCGACCTGCTCGTCGTCCAGGACATATTCATGACGAGAACTGCCCGCTACGCCCACTACATCCTTCCGGCCAGTGCCTTCTGCGAGAAGGACGGCTCCTACATGAACAGTGAGAGAAGAATCCAGTGGAGCCACAAGGTCTGCGAGCCCTACGCCGACTCGAAGCCCGACTGGGAGATTCTGACGATGCTCGGCAGGGCCCTGGGACTCCCTGGTTTTGACTACCGCTCGGTCGAGGAGATAACAGCCGAGTACTTCCGTCTGTTCCCAGAGCTGGAGGACAGGAGTGTTGAAGAACTGAAGGCTGGAGAGGGCATCTTTCTGCCGAGGAAGCGGCTCCACACCTGGGAGTTCGCAACCCCCGACGGAAAGGCCAGGCTCATAGCGGTGGAGAGAATATCGCCGTGGGAGAAGCCGGATTCCGAGTATCCCTTCATACTGACGACTGTGAGGCTCATAAGTCACTACAACACCGGGGAGATGACCCTTAGGAGCCCTTCGCTGGTCAGGTTCATGGGTGAGCCCAGGGTCTTTATGAACGCCATGGACGCCCGGAAGCTCGGCATCGCCGAGGGGGATTGGGTGGAGATAGAAACGAGGCGCGGCAGGGTGCACATGAGGGCGAAGCTCGGTGGAATTCCCCCTGGAGTCGTGGCGATTCCCTTCCACTTCAAGGCCAACAGACTGACGAGCGAGGCCCTTAACAAGGCAGGAACGCCCGAATTCAAGTTCTCGGCCGCCAAAGTGAGGAAGTTCAGAAACGGAAGGCCCACTCAGGATACTCGCCGGTGA
- the purM gene encoding phosphoribosylformylglycinamidine cyclo-ligase — protein sequence MLTYAQAGVDDEKTAEALKGIIGLARETFRFREGKIGEPSGIGHYAALMDFGEFYLAMTTDGVGTKVLVAEAVGKFDTIGIDMIAMNVNDLLCVGAEPIALVDYLAVKEPNERVFAEIAKGLYAGAEQAGIAIVGGETAVMPDLINGFDLAGTAIGTVGKGKVITGERIRPGDAVIGIASSGIHSNGLTLARKLLIPKYGLDYEYEGRKLWEWLLEPTRIYVKAVLELLEKVEIHGLAHITGGGLTNLKRLTNYGFSIEMPPVEGIFRLIHENGVPLEEMFRVFNMGVGMIAVVPGEEREEALEILGRHFEAFELGTVMEEPGIVVKNYGIVY from the coding sequence ATGCTGACCTACGCTCAGGCTGGGGTTGACGACGAAAAGACGGCTGAGGCTCTGAAGGGAATCATTGGACTCGCCAGGGAGACATTCAGGTTCAGAGAGGGCAAAATAGGCGAGCCGAGCGGAATAGGCCACTACGCGGCGCTTATGGACTTTGGCGAGTTCTACCTCGCCATGACGACGGACGGAGTCGGAACGAAGGTTCTGGTGGCCGAAGCCGTCGGCAAGTTTGACACGATAGGGATAGACATGATAGCAATGAACGTGAACGACCTCCTCTGCGTTGGCGCCGAGCCTATAGCTCTCGTTGACTATCTCGCCGTAAAAGAGCCGAACGAGAGGGTCTTTGCGGAGATAGCGAAGGGCCTCTACGCAGGGGCGGAGCAGGCCGGAATAGCGATAGTCGGAGGGGAAACAGCGGTGATGCCCGACCTGATAAACGGCTTCGACCTGGCCGGCACTGCCATCGGAACCGTCGGGAAGGGAAAGGTAATAACCGGCGAGAGGATACGGCCAGGGGACGCGGTCATCGGGATCGCCAGCTCGGGAATACACTCCAACGGTCTGACCCTGGCGAGAAAGCTCCTCATTCCCAAATACGGCCTTGACTACGAATACGAGGGAAGAAAGCTCTGGGAGTGGCTTCTGGAGCCGACGAGAATTTACGTCAAAGCGGTTCTTGAGCTGCTCGAAAAGGTGGAGATTCACGGATTGGCTCACATCACCGGCGGCGGACTGACCAACCTGAAGCGCCTCACGAACTACGGCTTCTCCATTGAGATGCCGCCCGTTGAAGGGATATTCAGACTCATCCACGAAAACGGAGTCCCCCTTGAGGAGATGTTCCGGGTCTTCAACATGGGGGTTGGTATGATAGCTGTAGTGCCGGGGGAGGAGAGGGAAGAAGCCCTGGAAATCCTCGGTAGGCACTTTGAGGCTTTTGAGCTTGGAACCGTCATGGAGGAACCGGGGATAGTCGTGAAGAACTACGGAATTGTTTATTAG